One Capricornis sumatraensis isolate serow.1 chromosome 8, serow.2, whole genome shotgun sequence genomic region harbors:
- the CALCOCO2 gene encoding calcium-binding and coiled-coil domain-containing protein 2 produces the protein MEETVEDPPTSAVLLDHCHFSQVIFNSVEKFYIPGGDITCYYTLTQHFIPRRKDWIGIFRVGWKTTREYYTFMWVTLPVDLNSESSKQQEVQFKAYYLPKDDEYYQFCYVDQDGVVRGASIPFQFRPENEEDILVVTTQGEVEEIEQHNKELCKENRELKDSCVSLQKQNSDMQATLQKKQEELETLKSINKKLEQTMKEQKDCWELELLQLKEQNQKMSSENEKMGVRVDQLQAQLSNQGKEMEKLVQGVQDKTEQLEHLKEENGQLFLSLTEQREHRKKLEQTVEEMKQKETTAARKQQELTDQNMDLSKRLSENKIICNVLQREKEKIEKENDFLKRENSSLLSYLNCDSLSHQVPTSSQGGTRQDPGLVFGNPYSGIQESSAPSPLSIKKCPVCKSDFLDDGFDHDLALEQHLQTLSLNCPICDKTFPAKEKQIFEDHVFCHTL, from the exons ATGGAAGAGACAGTAGAGGATCCCCCCACATCAGCCGTCTTGCTGGACCACTGTCATTTCTCTCAGGTCATCTTTAACAGTGTGGAGAAGTTCTACATCCCCGGAGGGGACATCACGTGCTATTACACCCTCACCCAGCATTTCATTCCCCGTCGAAAGGACTGGATTGGCATCTTTAGA GTTGGATGGAAGACAACCCGCGAGTACTACACCTTCATGTGGGTTACTTTGCCCGTTGACCTAAACAGTGAATCATCCAAACAGCAGGAAGTCCAGTTCAAAG CTTATTACCTGCCCAAGGATGATGAGTATTACCAGTTCTGCTATGTGGATCAGGATGGGGTGGTCCGGGGAGCAAGTATCCCTTTCCAGTTCCgtccagaaaatgaagaggacatcCTGGTTGTTACCACTCAG GGTGAGGTGGAGGAAATTGAGCAGCACAACAAGGAGCTTTGCAAGGAAAACCGGGAGCTGAAGGACAGCTGTGTCAGCCTCCAGAAGCAAAACTCAGACATGCAGGCCACGCTCCAAAAGAAGCAG GAGGAGCTGGAAACCCTGAAGAGCATCAATAAGAAGTTGGAACAGACAATGAAAGAACAGAAGGACTGTTGGGAGTTAGAGCTGCTTCA ACTGAAAGAACAAAACCAGAAGATGTCCTCAGAAAATGAGAAGATGGGAGTCAGAGTGGATCAGCTTCAG GCTCAGCTGTCAAATCAagggaaagaaatggagaagcttGTTCAGGGAGTTCAAGACAAGACAGAGCAGCTGGAGCACCTGAAAGAGGAAAATGGCCAGCTCTTTCTCAGTTTAACTGAACAG AGGGAGCACCGCAAGAAGCTCGAGCAGACAGTGGAGGAGATGAAGCAGAAAGAAACTACTGCAGCGAGGAAACAACAGGAGTTAACG gacCAGAACATGGACCTGTCAAAAAGACTGAGTGAGAACAAGATAATATGTAATGttcttcagagagagaaagagaaaatagaaaaagaaaatgat TTTTTGAAGAGAGAGAACAGCAGTCTGCTGAGTTACCTGAACTGTGACTCTTTGTCGCATCAAGTGCCCACTTCGAGTCAAGGAGGTACAAGACAAGACCCGGGACTTGTCTTTGGAAACCCATATTCTG GTATCCAAGAAAGTTCTGCCCCAAGCCCG CTCTCCATCAAGAAATGCCCCGTCTGCAAATCAGACTTTCTTGATGATGGTTTTGATCACGACTTGGCCTTGGAGCAGCACCTGCAGACCCTTAGTTTGAATTGTCCAATATGTGACAAGACCTTcccagcaaaagagaagcagatCTTTGAAGACCATGTGTTCTGCCACACTCTCTAA